GGGCATGCAGCGGCCTGTTTTTACGCAGGATCAACCCTAAAACAAGCAACAAGTAGGATAGGGTTGCTATCCACATGAAGGGATGCATTTATAACCATCCTAAAGATTTCAAGAAATCGCGTATGGTAGCGGTTTGTCCTGTAACCTGGTTAAGAGTTTGCGAGCATCGTTGTACCTGACTGGCACTTTTAGCAGCTTCCTGGGCCGCCTGTGATACGTGTAAAATACTCTTGTTAACTTCGGTAGTACCCTTAGAGGCTTCTGTAACCGAACGAGAGATTTCGGCTGTAGCTGCACTTTGTTCTTTAACTGCCGCAGCAATAGCCATGGATGTTTCATTGAGCTGGTTAATAACTTCGGATATGGTTTGAATGGATACAACGGCTCCTTGAGTGTCTTTTTGCACGCTTGAAATTTTCTGATTAATTTCCTCGGTAGCTTTTGCGGTTTGACGAGCCAATTCTTTTACTTCGTTAGCAACAACGGCAAAACCTTTGCCAGCTTCGCCCGCACGGGCTGCTTCGATGGTGGCATTAAGAGCGAGCAGGTTTGTTTGTTGGGCAATAGAAGCAATCACTTTCACAACCTGGCCAATTTCATCGCTCGATTTGGCTAAGACATTCATAATGTTTGTAGCAGTCACCGCATCCTTAGATGCTTTTTGTGCCACCTGAGCGCTTTGCTCTGTTCGATCCGAAATTTCACGGATAGATTTTGTCATTTCTTCGGTTGCAGCCGAAACAGCTTGTACGCTGGTAGACGCTTGCTCGGAGGCCGCTGCTACAGCTTGAGATTGCTTGGCGGTTTCTTCGGCTCCGGCAGCCATGCTTTGGCTGGCTACTTCTAATTCACCAGAGGCCTTGCCAAGAGATTTTTCAACGTTATCAACATCGGCCGCAATTTTAACTTTATCGGTAATTACCGACCAGCTGGCCATAGCGCCAATATAGGCATTATCTTTACTAAAAATAGGCGTCACCAAAAGGTCTAATGTATCCGTTCCTAATTTAATGCTGGCCTGGTGGGGTAAATTTTTAGGATCGGATAGCATCTTGCGTTGCATTTCCGGGTTTTTATGAAAGATATCAATTTTTTGCCCAATCATTTTTTCAACAGGAATAGGCAATAATTTTTCGATGCTCTTTAAGGTTTTTGTTGAGGCCGGGTTCATGTAGGTTAAAGTTAAGTCTCTATCAGCCAACATCACATTAATAGGCAGCGAATTCATCATGTTTACAAGCTTAGAAACTTCTTCTTCGCTTTTTAGTTTATCAATCATCTGCGCGGTAATGTCGCTCGCAAATTTAGTTACTTTATAAACATTTCCTTTTTCATCTTTAATAGGGGTGTAAGTGGCCTGGATGTATATAACCCGCCCACCTTTGGCAATACGTTTAAATTCGGCCTGTTTAAATTCGCCGCGTTTTAAAGCAGGCCAAAAGTCGGCATACTCGGCGCTTTTTTTATAATTTTCTTCTACAAAGATGGAATGGTGTT
This sequence is a window from bacterium. Protein-coding genes within it:
- a CDS encoding PAS domain S-box protein, translating into MSAKTAQKKSSAQGVSVNSNNAAIMRAVNETQATIDFETDGTIITANPNFLGAMGYTLEEVKGKHHSIFVEENYKKSAEYADFWPALKRGEFKQAEFKRIAKGGRVIYIQATYTPIKDEKGNVYKVTKFASDITAQMIDKLKSEEEVSKLVNMMNSLPINVMLADRDLTLTYMNPASTKTLKSIEKLLPIPVEKMIGQKIDIFHKNPEMQRKMLSDPKNLPHQASIKLGTDTLDLLVTPIFSKDNAYIGAMASWSVITDKVKIAADVDNVEKSLGKASGELEVASQSMAAGAEETAKQSQAVAAASEQASTSVQAVSAATEEMTKSIREISDRTEQSAQVAQKASKDAVTATNIMNVLAKSSDEIGQVVKVIASIAQQTNLLALNATIEAARAGEAGKGFAVVANEVKELARQTAKATEEINQKISSVQKDTQGAVVSIQTISEVINQLNETSMAIAAAVKEQSAATAEISRSVTEASKGTTEVNKSILHVSQAAQEAAKSASQVQRCSQTLNQVTGQTATIRDFLKSLGWL